GCTGGTCGAGCGCCGCGGCCAGGACATCGACACGGGCCTCGACAGCCTGGCCGAGCACGCTGCCCGCCTGGCCGGAGCCCCGCTGGAGGAACTGTGCGACGCCCTGATCACGCAAAGCGGGCAGGTGTTCGACGACGATGTCACCGTCCTCGCCCTGCGGACCCCGGCCGATTCAGCGTCGTGAATCGGCCGCCCTCTCCGCCCCCCTAGCGGCGGGACGCGCAGGGAACCGACGGCCGCCGGATCCGGGAAGCGGTGCTCAGCTGGACGACGCGTGCGGCCAGTGCACCAGGCTGCCGGGCGAGGGCGCCGAGCGCGTCGCCTCCTCCGACGACTGGTAGATCTCGTAGCTCTCGCGCATGCCGGTGAGGTCGAAGATCTTGAGCATCCGGCCCGAGACGGACGCGAGACGCAGCGAGCCATCCTGTTCACGGACGCGTTTCGTGACCGCCACGATCACGCCCAGCCCCATCGAATCCATGAAGGGGACGAAGCCCAGGTCGAGGACGAAGTGGCGATGGCCCCCATCGAGGAGCCTGATCACCGCCTCACGGATCATGGGGGAGGTATGGGCGTCCAGATCACCGTCGACCTCGACAACGGTCCAGCCGTTCACCACGTCGTAGCTGGCCATCATGGTCTCGTGCCGGATGATGTTCGTTCGCATGGCCATCCCTCTTCGCGTCTCCGGCCAGGTCAGGCAGCTGCCCGGCTGCCTCGCGGCGCCCGGCGGTCCTGCGACGAGGTTTCCTCGGAGACCCTGCGGTAGGCGTAGCGGACGTCGATGGCTCATTCATTTTATCGAGAGCCGAATCCACAGCAGCCCGAGACGACCACGCCGGCTGCCGTCCTCGCCCACCTGCGATCTTGCCCGACATGAGAGAGCACGGGAGCGGTGTGAGACTGGGCACGGGGTGATGCCCGTGTCCGACCCACCGCACGCGTCCGCCGGTCCCGACACCGCCGTCGACGAGGACTGGCTGGAAGAGCTGGTCATCGCGGCGCAGGCGGCCCTGCCCGTCGAACTGCCCGCCCTGGCGAACCGGTGCGCCTCGGCCCTCGGCCTGGACACCGTGCTGATCTACCTCGCCGACCTGCAGCAACGGCTGCTGATGCCCCTCGATGAGGCCTTGCAGCCGCTGCCGGTGGAGGGCTCGTCGGCCGGCTGGGCGTACCGCACACTGTCCCCGCGGGTCGCCGATGTCGACGACGGCTTGATCGTCTGGATGCCTCTGATCGACGGTGCGGAACGGCTGGGCGTGCTGGCGGTGCGGACCGGCTCGCTCGACGGGGTGCGGATGCGCTGCAGCCGGATGCTGGCCCATCTGTTCGCGATGCTGATCACCTCCAAGCGCGCCTACAGCGACTGGCTCGCCGCCCGGACCCGCACCGCGACCATGGGGTTGCCCGCCGAGATGCTGCGGGCCTTCCTGCCGCCGCGCACCATCGGCAGCAGCAGGTGTGTCTCCACCGCGGTTCTGGAACCGGCGTACGACATCGCAGGGGACGCCTTCGACCACTCGGTGGTCAAGAACGTGCTGCACACCATGATCCTCGACGCCATGGGCCACGACCTGACCGCCGGCCTGACCACGTCGGTCGCCATGGCGGCGGCGCGCAACGCCCGCCGTGGCGGGCACGACCTGGTCGACGTCGTCGGCGCCGTCGACCAGGCACTCGCCCAGTGGCTGTCCGACCAGTTCTGCACCGGCGTGCTGTGCCGGCTCGATGCGGAGACCGGGGTGCTGCGCTGGGTCAACTGCGGTCACCCCCCACCGCTGCTGATCCGTGCCGAGCGGGTGCTCGCCGGGGCACTGGACAGCCCCCCACAACCGCCGATCGGCCTGGCCGGCCCACTCGCCCCGGGAGCCCGGAAGGCCCACGAGACGACATTGGAACCCGGGGACTGCGTCCTGCTCTACACCGACGGTGTCGTGGAGGCCCGTGACGCGGACGGCGCGGAGTTCGGACTCGACCGGTTCACCGACTTCATCATCCGCTCCAACGCCGCCGGCCAGCGGCCGGCCGAGGTGCTGCGGCTGCTCATCCACGCCATCCTCGACTACCAGCGCAACCAGCTAGGGGACGACGCGACCATCCTGCTGTTCGAATGGTGCCCGCAGTACCAGTGACGCCGCACTGCGCCCAGGCGCAGCCTCGGCCGAGGCGACGGTCAGGTGACCGCTGAGCTGCTGGATGCGGCGGCAGGCATGGTCAGAGCAGCATGACGGTGAGCAGGAGCTGGAACGCGAGACCACTACGAGCCGACCTCGGGCCATCCACATGATCACGGTCTTCCCTGCCCGCGGGTCGCTGGACGAAGCCCGTGACCGGCAGGAAGCGTCAGCCTGCCGAGGAGAGCGGAACGATCCATTCGACGACGGTGCCGCTCGGTCGGTTCGCGGAGACGCTGAAGCTGCCGCCCAACTCCTCCGCGCGCTTGCTCAGGTTGGCCAAGCCACTGCGGCGCTCGACCGCCGGGTCGATGCCGCGGCCGTTGTCCGCCACCCGCAGCTTCAGCTCGCTGTCGGTGACCTCGACGGTGACGTCGACCGTGCCGGCGTGCGCGTGCCGGGCGGCGTTGGACAGGGCCTCACCGAGCACGGCCAGCAGTTGCTCGGCCTGGTCGGCGGACACGGCCGTGTCCAGCAGCCCGGTCATGCGCAACGCGGGGGTGAAGCCGAGCGACTCGGTGGCCCGTTCGGTGGCCGCGACCAACTGGGCGCGCAGCCCGCTCCCGCGCCGGGACTGGTCGTGCTCACGCAGGGCGTAGACGGTCGAGCGGATGATCTTGATGGTGTCGTCCAGGTCGTCCACGACCCGCTGGATCCGTTCGCTCACCGGCGGGCGGTCGGAGACCCGCCCCAGCGTGGACTGAAGTGACAGCGCGCCGGCGAACAGCCGCTGGATGACCAGGTCGTGCAGGTCCCGGGCGATCCGGTCACGGTCGTTGAGCACGACCATGCGTTCGGCGTCGCGTCGATGCTCGGCGACGTCCAGGGCCAGCGCGGCCTGGTTGCCGAACCCGGTGACCATGTCGATGACGGCGTCGGTGAAAAGGGGGCCGCCGGGTACGTTCGCGACCTGCAGCACGCCGCGGACGTGCTCGCGGGTGCCGAGGGGGACGAAGAAGGCCGGCCCGAGCTCCACCACCGAGGCGCTGCCGCCCGCGGCGCGCGGGTCGGCACTGAGGGCCTCGCTGGTGATCGTCTCGCCGTACGTGTAGACCTCGGCGGCCAGGGTCGAGGCGGGCAGCAGCAGCCCGCGGACTTCCTCGGCCGGAGCGCCCGAGGCGGCCTCGATGACGAGTTCGCCGTTGTCGCCGACCGGCACGGCCAGGGTGACCAGGTCCGCGCCGGCGATCTCCCGCACGGTGGCGGTGAAGGAGGCCAGCACGGCGGCGGGCTCCGCGCCGGACAGGAGGCTGCGGGTCAGTTCGTTGCTGGCCGACAGCCACCGCTGTCGGCGGTGGGCGTCCTCGTACAGGCGGGCGTTGTCGATCGCCACACCGGCCGCCGCGGCCAGGGTGCGCAGCACCGCCTCGTCGTCGCTGTCGAACTCCGCGCCGCTCTTCTTGTTCGTCAGGTACAGATTGCCGAAGATCTGGTCCCGCACGCGGACGGGGGCGCCGAGGAAGCTGCTCATCGGCGGGTGCCCGTCCGGGAAGCCGACGGACGCCGGATGTTCCGCCAGGTCCGCCAGGCGCAGCGGCTGCGGGTGCCGGATGAGCAACCCGAGGATTCCCTCGCCGCGCGGATAGTGCCCGATGCGCGCGATGGCCTCCTCATCCATGCCGACGGTGACGAACTGCTTGATCGTGCCTTCCTCGCCCAGCACGCCGAGCGCACCGTACTGGGCGTCGACCAGGGTGACCGCCGACTCCACGATGCGGCGCAGCACCACCTCCAGATCGAGGTCGGAGCCAACCGCCAGCACCGCGTCGAGCAGCGTGTGGACCCTGTCCCGGGCCGCCCGGACCTGCGCGACCTGCTGCTGCAGGTCGTCCAGTAGCACGTCCAGCCGCAGCTGCGGGGACTTCCCGGACGTCTCCGCCTCACGCGAACCCCGCGCGCGTTCGTCCACCACAGCTCCCCTCGCCGTCTCGCGGCACCCTCCCCAAGCATGCCCGACGAGCCGAATCCGTTCGACGGCACCCGGCGAACAGCGCGGGTGCGTCTTGGGGTCGTCCCGGGCACCGTCGTACCGGGGACAGCCGCGAACATCCATGAGGCAGCCGATACACCGGCGGCTCTCGGCCGTGACTGCCGGTCCACGCCTCTCTGACAAGGGCCGTCCGGCCCGTCGCGCCTACGCCCGGCGGCGAGGGACGATGGATACCGAGAGATCTGCCGCCGCGGGCCTCGTAGGCCGGACCCCCCTGGGAAGGTGAGGCGGAAAATGATGTTCTGGTATGGCCACGGCATGAGCGGCTTGGGCTGGTTCGTTATGTCGCTCGGCACACTGCTGTTCTGGGCACTGGTCATCACAGTCGGCGTCCTGCTCTTCCGGGCTCTGGCCCGC
This genomic interval from Streptomyces sp. NBC_00557 contains the following:
- a CDS encoding STAS domain-containing protein, with the protein product MRTNIIRHETMMASYDVVNGWTVVEVDGDLDAHTSPMIREAVIRLLDGGHRHFVLDLGFVPFMDSMGLGVIVAVTKRVREQDGSLRLASVSGRMLKIFDLTGMRESYEIYQSSEEATRSAPSPGSLVHWPHASSS
- a CDS encoding PP2C family protein-serine/threonine phosphatase; translated protein: MPVSDPPHASAGPDTAVDEDWLEELVIAAQAALPVELPALANRCASALGLDTVLIYLADLQQRLLMPLDEALQPLPVEGSSAGWAYRTLSPRVADVDDGLIVWMPLIDGAERLGVLAVRTGSLDGVRMRCSRMLAHLFAMLITSKRAYSDWLAARTRTATMGLPAEMLRAFLPPRTIGSSRCVSTAVLEPAYDIAGDAFDHSVVKNVLHTMILDAMGHDLTAGLTTSVAMAAARNARRGGHDLVDVVGAVDQALAQWLSDQFCTGVLCRLDAETGVLRWVNCGHPPPLLIRAERVLAGALDSPPQPPIGLAGPLAPGARKAHETTLEPGDCVLLYTDGVVEARDADGAEFGLDRFTDFIIRSNAAGQRPAEVLRLLIHAILDYQRNQLGDDATILLFEWCPQYQ
- a CDS encoding sensor histidine kinase; translated protein: MDERARGSREAETSGKSPQLRLDVLLDDLQQQVAQVRAARDRVHTLLDAVLAVGSDLDLEVVLRRIVESAVTLVDAQYGALGVLGEEGTIKQFVTVGMDEEAIARIGHYPRGEGILGLLIRHPQPLRLADLAEHPASVGFPDGHPPMSSFLGAPVRVRDQIFGNLYLTNKKSGAEFDSDDEAVLRTLAAAAGVAIDNARLYEDAHRRQRWLSASNELTRSLLSGAEPAAVLASFTATVREIAGADLVTLAVPVGDNGELVIEAASGAPAEEVRGLLLPASTLAAEVYTYGETITSEALSADPRAAGGSASVVELGPAFFVPLGTREHVRGVLQVANVPGGPLFTDAVIDMVTGFGNQAALALDVAEHRRDAERMVVLNDRDRIARDLHDLVIQRLFAGALSLQSTLGRVSDRPPVSERIQRVVDDLDDTIKIIRSTVYALREHDQSRRGSGLRAQLVAATERATESLGFTPALRMTGLLDTAVSADQAEQLLAVLGEALSNAARHAHAGTVDVTVEVTDSELKLRVADNGRGIDPAVERRSGLANLSKRAEELGGSFSVSANRPSGTVVEWIVPLSSAG